DNA from Candidatus Poribacteria bacterium:
GTGGCACCCGGCACATCAATGGACACCAACCCGAACGCCATGCACACGCTTGCCTCAAACTCGATCTTCACAAACGCCGCCCTCACAGAAGACGGCGATGTCTGGTGGGAAGAGATGAGCGAAGACCCACCCGAAACAGCCACAAGTTGGCTCGGCGAAGAGTGGCATCCCGGTGACGAGAAAACAGCTGCACACCCAAATTCACGCTATACAACCCCAGCCGCACAATGTCCAATCATCGACCCGAACTGGGAGAACCCGAACGGTGTCCCAATCTCGGCGATTCTCTTCGGTGGACGACGTGCCAACACAGTTCCACTCGTGTTTGAAGCCTTTGATTGGCAACACGGCACCTTTATCGGTTCCATTGCCTCCTCCGAACGCACGGCAGCCGCCGCTGGCACCGTTGGTGAACTACGACGTGACCCGATGGCGATGCTCCCGTTCTGTGGTTATAACATGGGCGACTACTTCACACACTGGTTGGAAATGGGTGAAAATACCGATGCCAGCAAACTCCCGAAGATTTTCTACGTCAACTGGTTCCGTAAGGATGCCGACGGCGGATGGCTCTGGCCCGGCTTCGGCGAAAACAGTCGTGTGTTGAAATGGATTGTGGAACGCGTTTCTGGAAAAAGTGAAGCGGTCGAAACCCCCATCGGTTATCTACCAGCATCCGGTGCAATTGATACCAGTGGATTGGACGTAACGGACGATCAGATGGAAGAACTCCTGAATGTGGATGTCGAAGAATGGCTCAACGAGATTGATTCCATTCGAGAACATTACGCACGCTTTGAGGAAACACTTCCCGAAGCGTTATCCGATGAATTAGCAGCATTAGAAACCCGTTTGCGTGAGAAGCAATAGAGTAGCGTAACACGTGTTGTAGAGCTGGGCCATCCTACCTCAGCCCTGCAACACGAATACGTTTGCTAAGCGGAACAAAAGCAGCAAGCCTTCATCTATTTGCTGTTGTTGAAACCACATCGCCATCCAGCAGACGAACACGAAGAGTTGATAGCGGAATTCACAAAGGATGGAATAATTATGACCCAACTTCTCGAGAAAGTGCTTACCGAGGTTTATAAATTGCCACCAGAAAAACAGGACATTATTGCTGCTGTGATTCTTGAAGAACTCGAAGATGAACGGCTATAGGATAAGGCTTTTGCGGAATCAGAAGATAAGATCGCCTAACCTGCAGGTAAAACGTAGTATACTTAATACGATTCCAATATTTCGTTAACCGGTCGCGCGTGTCCCGAAACTTCTCAATACGCACCAAGAATAACTTGATTTGACAAAACGCAATCACCATCCATAGCAAGGAGAATATAATTGTCAACCGAACCATGTCCTACAAGTCCAGCCGATGAGGCGGACATTATTCACCCTCGTGTTCTACCGTTTATAACTGTTCACCTCGTATGTCTCGCAATTTTCTGGGTAGATGTTCAACCGATCGACTGGATTATATGTGGCGCATTGTACGTTATCCGCATGTTCGGGATTACGGCGGGGTTTCATCGTTACTTTTCGCACCGTTCCTTCAAAACCAGTCGTAGCTTCCAATTCTTTTTAGCATTTCTGGGGCAGAGTTCAGCGCAACGAGGCGTGCTATGGTGGGCAGCGAAACACCGTTATCATCATAAATACTCTGACACAGAACATGATGTCCACTCCCCTGTACAACACGGATTCTGGTATTCTCATGTGCTTTGGATTTTCTCCAAACGCGGACGGATAACAGATTACAGATTAATTAAGGACTTCCAGAAATATCCAGAACTCGTTTGGCTTGATAAATGGGATAGAGTACCGCCAATCCTATTAGGTGTTCTCGTTTGGGCGATTGCAGGCTGGTCGGGACTCGTCGTAGGTTTCTTTGTGAGTACAGTACTCCTGTTTCACGGCACATTTACGATTAATTCGCTTTCCCATGTGATAGGCAAACAACCGTATGTCACCGGCGATGATTCTCGCAACAACTGGCTTCTGGCTATCATTACCTTGGGAGAAGGATGGCATAATAATCATCACCACTTTCCAAGTGCCACACCCCAGGGCTTTCGTTGGTGGCAAATTGATGTTACCTACTATATTCTGAAAATTTTGTCCATTTTTAGGGTTGTTTGGGACCTTCGATTACCGCCAGCACATGTAGTGGCGGGTAAACGTAAATTGTCGTTAGCCGCCATCGAAAACACAGCGCAACAACTCGCTTCAAGTTTTTCGATTGAACAAATCGGCAACACGGTTTTGAAAGCATGGGCACATACACCGAAGTTAGAAGAATTGCGTAACCGTGCTCGTATCAGTCAGGCAGAAGTTGAAGCATTTCTTAAAGAAATGAAAATTCTTGAGCTGCCATCAATTGCAGATCTGAAACACCAGGCACAAAAAATGTTCGCCCATATTCCATCGTTAAATCCTATTGTTGAACGAGCAAATCAGATCCTCATTCACGCAGTTTCCGTATGGTTAGTTCAGAACGATGTTTACGAAACAGCGGTTGAAGTTTCGTAAGGCTTGACCCTATCAAGCTTACTTCAGTTCGTAGATAACTGCAATCTTGTTGCCTCAAATCCAATAGTTACACTTTGGGTTTGGGGCATTTTGTTATTAGGGTTTGACGCTTCTGGTAAAATATGGTATTCTTAATTGAATATGCGTTCACCTTAAGAAGTATTTAACCAGAACCCGCAAAGGTTGATCACATCTGCCCATTCTCGTGCTATTAGATACAAAATCTGCCCTATTTCGTGCAGTTACTTCTGGGCATTTCACAAAGAACCCAACCAGTGTGGCATTGCCCAGACTGGCACAGGATTTGCTATAAAACCAAATGAAAGGAGTTCCTAATGGACACCGAACAGAAATATCGTGTTGCACCACCTGGATTCACAGCAGAACAGTGGAAGACATTTAACGAAGACGGTATTATCTTCATTGAAGATGCGATCTCCGATGCAGATATCCAGACTTATATTGACGCGATAGACCGCGTCGCGGCGACCAATCCGAAATATAAGCCTGGA
Protein-coding regions in this window:
- a CDS encoding acyl-CoA desaturase yields the protein MSTEPCPTSPADEADIIHPRVLPFITVHLVCLAIFWVDVQPIDWIICGALYVIRMFGITAGFHRYFSHRSFKTSRSFQFFLAFLGQSSAQRGVLWWAAKHRYHHKYSDTEHDVHSPVQHGFWYSHVLWIFSKRGRITDYRLIKDFQKYPELVWLDKWDRVPPILLGVLVWAIAGWSGLVVGFFVSTVLLFHGTFTINSLSHVIGKQPYVTGDDSRNNWLLAIITLGEGWHNNHHHFPSATPQGFRWWQIDVTYYILKILSIFRVVWDLRLPPAHVVAGKRKLSLAAIENTAQQLASSFSIEQIGNTVLKAWAHTPKLEELRNRARISQAEVEAFLKEMKILELPSIADLKHQAQKMFAHIPSLNPIVERANQILIHAVSVWLVQNDVYETAVEVS